One Pyrofollis japonicus DNA window includes the following coding sequences:
- a CDS encoding CBS domain-containing protein, producing the protein MSRGYIVPPRRPEGIRWLRSDGKPNFSDRVYRSERDAKILARRPVYTITKTATILGAAEEITRYNVRALPVIVPNKEVLEGIITATDLVNYLGGGELYNIVVNRHNGNIYSALLREHVASIMNPNPVYVTVNDTLAKIIETMVTKNVGVVPVVFEDMSLWGIITEHDLVEHLAEKNIGRKVEEVMTKNVITVDSKASIKEAAETMIKYGIRRLPIIEEGKIWGMVTAKDIVRFFGSHDVFRYIETDRIEEALKAPVKLVGLSGYVTIAPDADVGEAATLMKEKGVSSLLVVKDDELVGIITERDVLFAVATKKE; encoded by the coding sequence GTGTCAAGAGGTTACATCGTTCCACCTCGTAGGCCTGAGGGAATTCGCTGGCTACGTAGCGATGGTAAACCAAACTTTAGTGACCGAGTCTATCGTAGCGAGAGAGATGCAAAAATCCTTGCACGTCGACCGGTATATACAATAACAAAAACGGCCACGATACTTGGAGCAGCAGAGGAAATAACAAGGTACAATGTGAGAGCACTACCGGTAATTGTTCCTAATAAGGAGGTGTTGGAGGGAATAATTACTGCAACAGACCTGGTCAACTACCTTGGTGGCGGAGAGCTGTATAATATAGTCGTCAATAGGCATAACGGCAATATTTACTCTGCGTTACTACGTGAACATGTAGCTTCAATAATGAATCCTAACCCTGTATACGTTACAGTAAACGATACTCTCGCGAAGATAATAGAGACGATGGTTACTAAGAATGTTGGCGTAGTCCCAGTGGTCTTTGAGGACATGAGCCTATGGGGTATAATAACTGAGCACGACCTGGTAGAACATCTAGCCGAGAAAAATATTGGTAGAAAGGTAGAGGAAGTTATGACTAAAAACGTTATAACAGTAGACTCAAAGGCTTCAATAAAGGAAGCAGCAGAGACCATGATTAAATACGGTATCAGGAGGCTACCAATAATAGAAGAAGGAAAAATATGGGGCATGGTAACTGCTAAAGACATTGTCAGATTCTTTGGCTCGCATGATGTCTTCAGATACATAGAAACAGATCGAATCGAAGAGGCACTCAAGGCGCCAGTGAAGCTGGTAGGTTTAAGCGGCTATGTAACAATAGCACCTGATGCTGACGTAGGAGAAGCAGCTACGCTAATGAAGGAGAAAGGCGTAAGTAGCCTGCTTGTGGTAAAGGACGATGAACTTGTTGGGATAATTACTGAGAGGGACGTCTTGTTCGCTGTAGCTACTAAGAAAGAGTAA
- a CDS encoding CBS domain-containing protein has translation MASYPRVDEYMSSPVVVVKPSDNLAHVRNLMIRYRVGRLVVIDDNNRPIGIVTKTDFLKVASGSLASRPLDSVFVREIMTGDVVTITQGRSLREAARLMLQHNIGGLPVVDEEGRLVGIITKTDIVRAYAERLRGKYKASDFMYSDVPKAAPSHSVSYVIDLLYSHPSRRVLVVDSGEIVGIIAPSDIAFLAEYPSVSRTKSKSVRRFAELPKGRLGPVYEYTIITAQDVMTPDPITVAEDSDLAEAAKLMIRHGFSSVPVVGEKEPLGVVVKHNILQAIAQSK, from the coding sequence ATGGCTTCATATCCGAGAGTAGACGAGTATATGTCCTCTCCCGTTGTCGTTGTTAAGCCGAGCGATAATCTAGCTCATGTGCGAAACCTCATGATTCGTTACCGCGTAGGCCGCCTTGTCGTAATAGATGATAATAATAGACCAATAGGTATTGTAACTAAGACTGATTTTCTCAAAGTTGCTTCGGGCTCGCTTGCTTCAAGACCCTTAGACTCGGTATTTGTTAGAGAAATTATGACGGGAGATGTGGTAACGATAACCCAGGGCCGCTCGTTAAGAGAGGCTGCAAGACTGATGCTGCAGCACAATATTGGAGGACTTCCCGTGGTTGATGAAGAAGGCAGGCTAGTAGGCATTATAACGAAGACTGATATCGTTAGGGCGTACGCTGAAAGGCTTCGGGGCAAATATAAGGCCTCTGACTTCATGTACAGTGATGTACCTAAGGCGGCTCCTTCGCATAGTGTTTCCTACGTGATTGATCTTCTATATTCGCATCCGTCTCGAAGAGTGCTTGTGGTTGATTCTGGCGAGATAGTCGGCATTATAGCTCCGAGCGATATAGCGTTCCTAGCCGAGTATCCATCGGTTTCGAGAACGAAATCTAAAAGTGTTAGACGCTTTGCGGAACTCCCTAAAGGCCGGCTTGGGCCTGTATACGAGTATACAATAATTACAGCGCAAGACGTCATGACTCCTGACCCCATAACTGTTGCCGAGGATAGTGATTTAGCCGAAGCAGCTAAGCTAATGATAAGGCATGGATTTAGCTCTGTTCCTGTTGTTGGTGAAAAAGAGCCACTAGGAGTAGTAGTAAAGCATAACATATTGCAAGCTATAGCTCAGAGCAAGTAG
- a CDS encoding CBS domain-containing protein yields MKAADIMLKDYPAVDKDETLEHAVRVMKRYDTDRVLAFEEKKLVGIMTKKDIMTKLATLRTRNVVPGRMHVSSFMTPDPKTIPPDISVGEVARKMVSDGVGSYPVVEDDNVVGLITRWEIANLVNEYAADVKAVDVMITIPEILKTTNKVLHARRLLLQYNLLFIPVVDEEGRLVGYVTVDEVADAFLAFHDIVPEKYRKERIDHLLVDDIMRLRPPVVQPDTSVVEAFEKMKTKKSKGVVVMHEDKIVGIITLDELVRLIASKAP; encoded by the coding sequence GTGAAAGCGGCAGACATAATGCTGAAGGACTATCCTGCGGTGGATAAAGACGAGACCCTAGAGCATGCTGTGCGTGTAATGAAAAGATATGACACCGACCGTGTACTTGCTTTTGAGGAAAAGAAGCTTGTCGGAATAATGACTAAGAAGGATATAATGACAAAGCTAGCAACTCTGCGAACGCGTAACGTCGTCCCTGGAAGAATGCATGTATCCAGTTTCATGACTCCGGATCCTAAGACCATACCTCCAGACATTAGCGTAGGAGAAGTCGCGCGGAAAATGGTAAGCGATGGAGTAGGAAGTTACCCTGTCGTTGAAGATGATAATGTAGTGGGACTTATAACAAGGTGGGAAATAGCTAATCTTGTAAACGAGTACGCTGCTGACGTCAAGGCCGTAGACGTTATGATAACTATCCCGGAGATACTAAAAACAACCAATAAGGTGCTGCATGCAAGGCGCCTATTGTTGCAGTATAATTTGCTCTTTATACCGGTAGTTGACGAGGAAGGCAGGCTAGTCGGTTATGTGACTGTAGACGAGGTTGCTGACGCGTTCTTAGCTTTTCACGATATAGTTCCAGAGAAGTATCGTAAAGAGAGGATTGATCATTTACTCGTAGATGATATTATGAGGTTAAGGCCGCCAGTAGTACAGCCTGATACAAGTGTAGTTGAAGCGTTTGAAAAAATGAAGACGAAGAAGAGCAAGGGCGTTGTGGTAATGCACGAGGACAAAATAGTAGGAATAATTACGCTTGATGAGCTCGTCAGGTTAATTGCATCAAAAGCGCCTTAG
- a CDS encoding Mut7-C RNAse domain-containing protein, translating into MSASITPKGSENARHRSQGEIAKGKEPKFIVDSMLGSLARWLRMLGYDTLYAKNWHDSRILEEAEKSGRILVTRDRGLYRRALRRGIEAVLVYENVVESLAKLHRVYGIRLEIDPNKSRCPLCNAPLRRVSKEEVRGRVPPRVFEAYEEFWVCTGCGQVYWRGGHWRGINEILVEARRLARSRGGK; encoded by the coding sequence TTGAGTGCATCGATAACTCCGAAGGGAAGCGAAAATGCCAGACATAGGAGTCAAGGCGAGATTGCTAAGGGAAAAGAACCCAAGTTTATTGTAGATTCCATGCTTGGCTCGCTTGCTCGCTGGCTTCGCATGCTGGGCTATGACACGCTTTATGCTAAGAATTGGCATGACTCGCGAATACTTGAAGAAGCTGAAAAGAGCGGAAGAATACTTGTTACGCGAGATAGAGGACTATATCGTCGTGCTTTACGCCGCGGCATTGAAGCTGTACTTGTATATGAGAACGTTGTGGAGTCGCTTGCCAAGCTTCATAGGGTTTATGGGATACGTCTTGAAATAGACCCCAATAAAAGCAGATGCCCGTTATGCAACGCTCCTCTGCGTCGTGTTTCTAAGGAGGAAGTTAGAGGAAGAGTTCCTCCTAGAGTATTTGAGGCTTATGAAGAGTTCTGGGTATGCACCGGGTGCGGGCAAGTATATTGGCGCGGTGGTCACTGGAGAGGAATAAATGAGATCCTTGTAGAGGCACGGCGCCTAGCGAGGAGTAGAGGCGGTAAGTGA
- a CDS encoding VTT domain-containing protein: protein MSDSVVDTILSLIGVKNPVLSAFIVSLVSNAIPYMTVPYLGLVAGWGAVIDSNAERIFVAISGGLGAALGKVIVFLMGRFFRKILPKKTRENLEIFKKAFQKSVFLALFLFAALPLPDDVLYIPLGMTGYNLLLFFIAVFLGKVIITFLAVMFGNLVRSLLESSGGLTVEGIVALILLSIVVAIVILRINWIRIVEVYNEKGIIYAFYELIKQVVIAMLPSRVADFFSEKINNLRQRQG, encoded by the coding sequence TTGAGCGACAGCGTTGTTGACACAATACTATCGCTGATAGGCGTAAAAAATCCCGTATTATCCGCATTTATTGTTTCACTGGTAAGTAATGCTATACCTTACATGACGGTTCCATATCTTGGTCTTGTCGCAGGATGGGGTGCAGTAATTGACTCGAATGCTGAGCGCATTTTTGTAGCAATCTCAGGCGGCCTGGGAGCGGCTTTGGGAAAAGTTATTGTATTTCTCATGGGCAGGTTCTTTCGCAAGATCTTGCCCAAGAAGACAAGGGAGAATCTTGAAATCTTCAAAAAGGCTTTCCAGAAGAGCGTTTTCTTAGCGTTGTTTCTTTTTGCAGCGCTGCCTCTACCAGATGACGTACTTTATATTCCGCTTGGTATGACAGGCTATAATCTATTATTATTCTTTATAGCGGTTTTCCTAGGCAAAGTGATAATCACGTTTCTTGCGGTTATGTTCGGGAACCTGGTGCGTTCCTTACTTGAGAGTTCCGGAGGTCTTACGGTTGAGGGCATTGTTGCTCTGATATTATTGAGCATAGTAGTGGCTATAGTAATATTAAGGATAAACTGGATCCGTATAGTGGAGGTATATAATGAAAAAGGCATTATTTATGCATTTTATGAGCTAATTAAGCAAGTAGTTATTGCAATGCTGCCTAGTCGTGTTGCCGACTTTTTCTCCGAGAAAATAAATAATCTAAGACAGAGACAAGGCTAG
- a CDS encoding GNAT family N-acetyltransferase, with product MFNVLSSLEAWLTYLRETRYRGLVLLHSATIAQTVSTIARRLKDFYSRVVCIAPRDMRRYISNCDTLLSPSAIEKLLGTDNEAVIIATPKLLRPNLVAAAAETIISSGILVLVAPPLDDWNPGGTMSIGLYKRYLIESLYTMRSLFWADIDRDTIFIERLPNKAPGSVQERSYEPKSHVHRELLDLALTQDQAIGLDMLVHHFRSKRGRGAFIVGDRGRGKSGLLGLFAAYLIASHMVGFLPITAPSPWNVQSFFRVLARALDTIRVRRYRIIRRGDIIIGISGPWFHVRYHTPDRVEPGSFTIVDEGAALGPLRLRLIAYRAPRIAIATTIHGYEGSGRILSKIVENIVPAPRITIELQTPVRYPPGDPLEEWVYDTFMLRIDVEQRPIEVDMSKIRITEVDRARLVSNRKELRKLYSILVLAHYRNEPDDLALILDAPHHKLYAAYMGDEAVAVADVSIESGSSPYEARIIPDLLASSNPDALGLKGFRIVRIAVHPSMQRRGIGSYLLRYIEDGARKQGLDWVGASFGRPDVIRFWLKNGYSIAYVSPLPSKATGEHNIAVVKPVGNHAESIITGIAKDMLRKLLLAGHTLYRGVPVETMAYILEGAPRLSQKILGELTKEQIYRLKRAIQGSLDIESILDSYWLLLVNTILCRGGLYDIDYDERLPIIARLIQGKSLGDIVAITGKAGNEIRDLLLRKLKALYEVAEKECNLVSKTI from the coding sequence TTGTTTAACGTTCTTAGCTCGTTAGAAGCCTGGTTAACGTACCTAAGGGAGACACGGTACCGAGGGCTAGTACTGCTGCACTCAGCAACGATAGCGCAAACCGTGTCAACAATTGCTAGGAGGCTCAAAGACTTCTACAGCAGAGTAGTCTGTATAGCACCACGCGACATGCGCAGATATATATCTAATTGCGATACACTACTCAGCCCATCCGCTATAGAGAAGCTCCTTGGAACAGACAACGAGGCAGTAATAATTGCTACGCCGAAGCTCCTAAGGCCAAACCTTGTAGCTGCGGCAGCTGAGACAATTATCAGCAGTGGCATACTCGTACTCGTAGCACCTCCTCTTGACGATTGGAACCCTGGAGGTACTATGAGTATTGGTCTCTACAAGAGGTACCTAATAGAATCGCTTTATACAATGCGCTCACTCTTCTGGGCAGATATCGACAGAGATACGATATTTATCGAGAGATTGCCGAATAAAGCGCCCGGTTCGGTGCAAGAAAGGAGCTACGAGCCTAAGAGCCATGTGCATCGAGAGCTTCTAGACTTGGCACTAACACAGGACCAAGCTATAGGCCTTGATATGTTAGTACATCACTTTCGCTCAAAGCGGGGCCGCGGCGCCTTTATAGTAGGTGATAGGGGGCGCGGAAAATCAGGACTACTAGGGCTCTTCGCAGCCTACTTGATTGCAAGCCACATGGTGGGCTTTCTACCAATAACCGCTCCCTCGCCCTGGAATGTTCAAAGCTTTTTTAGGGTACTAGCTAGGGCCCTCGATACAATAAGGGTTAGACGTTATCGCATCATACGCCGTGGCGACATCATCATAGGTATAAGCGGGCCCTGGTTTCATGTGAGATACCATACACCAGACCGCGTAGAACCAGGCTCTTTCACAATAGTTGACGAAGGAGCAGCCCTAGGACCCTTAAGGCTGCGCCTAATAGCATATCGTGCCCCGAGAATAGCTATTGCTACAACGATTCACGGCTACGAGGGCAGCGGACGCATACTATCAAAAATTGTTGAGAATATAGTGCCAGCTCCAAGGATTACTATTGAGCTACAAACGCCCGTACGTTATCCCCCCGGAGACCCGCTAGAAGAGTGGGTTTACGACACCTTCATGCTGCGCATAGATGTTGAACAGAGGCCGATAGAAGTAGATATGAGTAAAATAAGGATAACAGAGGTAGATAGAGCGAGACTCGTATCAAATCGAAAGGAGCTTAGAAAACTGTACTCAATACTTGTACTCGCCCATTACAGAAATGAGCCTGACGACCTTGCACTGATTCTAGATGCACCGCATCACAAACTCTATGCAGCATATATGGGAGACGAGGCCGTCGCTGTAGCGGACGTGTCCATAGAGTCGGGCAGTAGCCCTTATGAGGCAAGAATAATTCCAGACTTGCTTGCAAGCAGTAATCCGGACGCACTAGGACTAAAAGGCTTTAGAATAGTCAGAATAGCAGTACATCCTAGTATGCAAAGACGGGGCATAGGCTCATACCTTTTAAGATATATTGAAGACGGTGCAAGAAAGCAGGGACTTGACTGGGTGGGCGCGAGTTTTGGGCGCCCAGACGTAATAAGGTTCTGGCTCAAGAATGGATACAGCATCGCCTACGTTTCTCCACTACCAAGCAAAGCCACCGGCGAGCACAATATTGCAGTCGTGAAGCCCGTAGGCAATCACGCGGAGTCAATTATAACCGGTATCGCAAAAGATATGTTGCGCAAACTGCTTTTAGCCGGACACACTCTATATCGAGGTGTACCAGTAGAAACAATGGCGTATATACTAGAGGGTGCGCCAAGGCTTTCTCAAAAAATTCTAGGAGAATTAACTAAAGAGCAAATATATAGGTTAAAGCGCGCTATACAGGGAAGCCTCGATATAGAATCTATTCTGGACAGCTATTGGCTCCTCCTCGTAAATACTATTCTGTGCAGAGGCGGTCTCTACGACATAGACTACGATGAACGGCTACCCATAATAGCTCGCCTTATACAAGGGAAATCTCTTGGAGACATAGTGGCCATAACTGGCAAGGCGGGCAACGAGATAAGAGACCTGCTCTTACGTAAGCTTAAAGCATTGTACGAGGTAGCAGAGAAAGAGTGTAATCTCGTTTCCAAGACAATCTAG
- a CDS encoding acyl-CoA carboxylase subunit beta — protein sequence MAHKIDELRKIIEGIKEAEKERSKKQHSKGKLYVRERLELLLDPGSFEEIQWLATTRSTLFGLDKKRVPGDAVIAGYGRINGRPVYVFAQDFSVMGGSIGEAHAEKIVRTIELAIKSGVPVIGIWDSGGARIQEGVAALHGVGRIMKAIVDASGVIPQIALVLGPAAGGAAYAPALMDFTIVVDNITYLFVTGPEVVKEVTGEEVDFERLGGARVHSQVSGVGHFRAKSEEEAIEITKRLLSYLPDNNEAPLPIVDTGDPIEREDPELDSIVPEDPMKAYDMRIVLQKIFDKGSLLEVHAEWGQSIITAFARLGGIPVCIVASQPLVMSGAIDINASCKAARFVRFCDAFNLPIITLVDVPGYMPGTQQEHGGIIRHGAKMLYAYSEATVPKITVIVRKAYGGAYISMGSRSLGADIVLAWPTAEIAVMGAEAAVRILYRRQLAASPNPEEEKKKLVEEFKKTFLNPYRAAELGLVDNVVEPRRTRPKLYQALVALIKKREWRPPRKHGNIPL from the coding sequence TTGGCACATAAGATTGATGAATTAAGAAAAATAATTGAAGGGATTAAAGAGGCCGAGAAAGAACGGTCTAAAAAGCAACATAGCAAAGGCAAGCTCTATGTTCGTGAACGGCTAGAACTCCTGCTAGATCCGGGAAGCTTTGAGGAAATTCAGTGGCTCGCAACTACGCGGAGCACTTTATTCGGTCTTGATAAAAAGAGAGTGCCCGGAGATGCCGTTATAGCAGGCTATGGGAGGATTAATGGTCGCCCTGTTTACGTATTTGCACAAGATTTTAGCGTTATGGGCGGCAGCATAGGAGAAGCCCATGCCGAGAAAATCGTGAGAACTATTGAGCTCGCAATAAAGAGCGGCGTACCGGTCATCGGGATATGGGATTCGGGGGGAGCTCGTATACAGGAAGGCGTTGCAGCACTGCACGGTGTCGGTAGGATAATGAAAGCAATAGTTGACGCAAGCGGGGTTATACCCCAAATAGCTCTTGTCCTAGGCCCGGCTGCAGGTGGGGCAGCATATGCTCCAGCACTAATGGATTTCACAATAGTAGTCGATAATATTACTTATTTGTTTGTAACAGGGCCCGAGGTCGTGAAAGAAGTCACAGGGGAAGAAGTGGACTTTGAGAGGCTTGGGGGAGCACGGGTTCACAGTCAGGTAAGCGGAGTGGGCCACTTTAGGGCTAAAAGCGAGGAAGAGGCCATTGAGATTACGAAGAGACTGCTCTCATACCTTCCCGACAATAATGAAGCGCCTCTTCCAATTGTTGATACGGGAGACCCCATTGAACGTGAGGACCCAGAGCTAGACTCCATAGTTCCCGAAGATCCCATGAAGGCATACGATATGCGGATTGTCCTTCAGAAGATTTTCGACAAGGGATCCTTGCTCGAAGTCCATGCAGAGTGGGGGCAGAGCATAATCACTGCTTTTGCTAGGCTAGGAGGCATCCCCGTCTGCATAGTAGCGAGCCAACCTCTCGTCATGAGTGGTGCTATTGATATAAACGCTTCTTGTAAAGCAGCTAGGTTTGTTAGGTTCTGCGATGCTTTCAACCTCCCAATAATAACGCTTGTCGATGTCCCTGGCTACATGCCGGGAACGCAGCAAGAGCATGGAGGAATCATACGCCACGGCGCAAAGATGCTATATGCTTACTCTGAGGCAACAGTTCCAAAGATAACAGTTATTGTTAGGAAGGCCTACGGTGGTGCGTACATCTCTATGGGTAGTCGCTCGCTCGGAGCTGATATTGTTTTGGCTTGGCCCACGGCAGAGATAGCTGTCATGGGTGCTGAGGCAGCAGTACGGATACTGTATAGGAGGCAGCTTGCAGCTTCTCCCAACCCGGAAGAAGAGAAGAAAAAACTAGTCGAGGAATTCAAGAAGACATTCCTCAACCCTTACCGTGCCGCGGAGCTAGGTCTCGTTGATAACGTAGTAGAGCCGCGTAGGACTAGGCCAAAACTCTATCAAGCACTAGTAGCTCTAATTAAGAAGAGAGAATGGAGGCCTCCAAGAAAGCACGGGAACATACCATTATAA
- a CDS encoding acetyl-CoA carboxylase biotin carboxyl carrier protein subunit translates to MAGHGHPGELQGIKLISLKRIYGNTYEAEIETDNGEIIRLQVRVENDIVETPFGSYHLSIAQQLLENSSSSTSTSTSGTTSASWLVEFDEHSGELRARLSMKVIELLKRIGEKVNQNEKIAVVETMKMLNEVYAPCSGELLEAIEPGKGVAPGEAIAKIKCRDK, encoded by the coding sequence ATGGCTGGCCATGGCCACCCTGGAGAATTGCAAGGTATTAAGTTAATTTCTCTTAAGAGAATCTACGGCAATACATATGAGGCAGAAATAGAGACTGATAATGGGGAAATAATTAGGCTCCAAGTTAGAGTTGAGAATGATATCGTAGAGACGCCTTTCGGCTCATATCACTTATCAATAGCACAACAACTTCTTGAAAATAGTTCCAGTTCAACCAGTACCAGCACCAGCGGCACTACTAGTGCTTCCTGGCTTGTAGAATTCGATGAGCACAGCGGTGAGCTGCGAGCAAGACTTTCAATGAAAGTAATTGAACTATTAAAGAGGATCGGTGAGAAGGTTAACCAAAACGAGAAAATAGCCGTTGTTGAAACCATGAAGATGCTTAACGAAGTATATGCTCCATGTAGCGGTGAACTACTCGAAGCAATAGAGCCCGGCAAGGGAGTAGCTCCAGGCGAAGCTATAGCAAAAATTAAGTGCAGAGACAAGTAG
- a CDS encoding acetyl-CoA carboxylase biotin carboxylase subunit — MTRKVLIASRGEIAIRIARAARELGWEPITIYEDGDKYSPHIRAGVLAIPVKSYTDMNSIIDAAIKADADVIHPGYGFLSENPDFAEKVLGYGIGWAGPSPKAMRLLGDKNSAKELARKLDVPTLPWCEAHSPEEARRCADRIGYPVILKASLAGGGRGSRIAYTPEEVEQGFKLVKMEADLGFGNAGTIFVEKFINHARHIEVQILGDGSGNVIHLFERECSLQRRRQKIVEEAPSPFVERIKHRRPLREELTKYAVALGEAVNYSSAGTIEFIVDPQGNPYFIEANTRLQVEHGVTEEVTGIDIVKQQLLVAAGYPLSITQDGVKLHGWAIEARVYAEDPFNNFSASEGIVTRLKEPRGPGIRVDSGIEEGMQINPKYDTLLVKIIARGFSRSEALSKLRWALRETVIGGIETNLDLLRAITDRPWFADAEYDTQTIEKSLNNLLSSIASRRKIVKAIAEKIVKKQGATLQLLRNSISNAVTRYNGYGWPWPPWRIARY, encoded by the coding sequence TTGACACGCAAGGTCCTCATAGCATCGCGCGGCGAAATAGCCATACGCATTGCGCGTGCCGCCCGCGAGCTTGGGTGGGAGCCTATAACGATATATGAAGACGGGGACAAGTATAGTCCCCACATCAGGGCGGGGGTTCTTGCGATCCCCGTCAAAAGCTACACTGATATGAACAGCATCATAGATGCCGCTATTAAAGCTGACGCCGACGTAATTCATCCAGGCTATGGATTCTTGTCGGAGAATCCTGATTTTGCTGAGAAGGTTCTAGGTTATGGAATTGGGTGGGCTGGCCCAAGCCCTAAGGCTATGCGGCTTCTGGGCGATAAGAACTCGGCAAAGGAACTCGCACGTAAGCTTGACGTACCCACACTGCCTTGGTGCGAGGCACATAGCCCAGAAGAGGCTCGCCGCTGTGCAGATCGAATCGGTTATCCAGTAATACTTAAGGCTAGTCTTGCAGGAGGTGGGCGAGGAAGCAGGATAGCATATACACCGGAAGAAGTTGAGCAAGGCTTCAAGCTTGTCAAAATGGAGGCTGACTTGGGCTTCGGTAACGCAGGGACAATATTCGTTGAAAAATTCATAAATCATGCAAGACATATAGAGGTTCAGATCCTAGGCGATGGATCAGGTAACGTAATTCACCTTTTTGAGCGAGAATGCAGCCTTCAGAGACGCAGACAGAAGATAGTAGAAGAGGCACCCAGCCCCTTCGTTGAGAGAATAAAACACCGCAGGCCGCTTCGGGAGGAATTAACAAAGTACGCCGTAGCTCTCGGCGAAGCAGTTAACTACTCGAGTGCTGGCACCATAGAGTTTATTGTAGACCCCCAAGGAAACCCGTATTTTATTGAAGCAAATACTAGGCTACAAGTAGAGCACGGCGTAACCGAGGAAGTTACGGGTATAGATATAGTTAAGCAACAGCTACTTGTGGCCGCCGGTTATCCTCTATCCATAACACAGGATGGCGTTAAGCTCCATGGATGGGCTATTGAGGCCCGTGTATATGCCGAGGACCCGTTCAACAATTTCAGTGCATCGGAGGGCATCGTAACAAGGCTTAAGGAGCCGCGCGGCCCCGGTATAAGGGTTGATTCAGGCATAGAAGAGGGCATGCAAATCAATCCAAAATACGATACATTATTAGTAAAGATAATTGCTCGGGGGTTCTCACGCAGTGAAGCACTATCAAAGCTGCGTTGGGCTCTACGTGAGACAGTAATAGGTGGTATAGAGACTAATCTCGACTTACTCCGCGCGATAACTGATAGACCGTGGTTTGCTGACGCAGAATACGATACCCAAACTATAGAGAAGTCATTAAACAACTTGCTCAGCAGTATTGCTTCTAGGAGGAAAATCGTAAAGGCGATCGCCGAAAAAATAGTAAAGAAGCAAGGGGCAACACTCCAGTTGTTGAGAAACAGCATATCTAATGCTGTTACGAGGTACAACGGTTATGGCTGGCCATGGCCACCCTGGAGAATTGCAAGGTATTAA
- a CDS encoding biotin--[acetyl-CoA-carboxylase] ligase: MEAFLKPRCIEVYDHVESTMDVEPPELPGVVIALTQLRGRGRSGRWISPRGGAWLTFSASRGPPGSWLPVAVGGCVAEEVERLLQRERYKPIIRVKWPNDLYIDRGKVGGILVVYKNGVLKIGVGINVYNAVPPGGAKLSAYGYKRSLADIYLAIIKGIGRALVSPEDCLWEASRRDMLRECKVVVSTERGILEGIALGLTPSGALLVETKNGVSRVECCGIISWDCMGDTKAWNKTPNLNNISLQEKNIPSRQLAEG, translated from the coding sequence GTGGAGGCGTTCTTAAAGCCCCGATGCATAGAGGTCTACGACCACGTAGAGAGTACAATGGATGTAGAGCCTCCCGAGCTCCCAGGAGTCGTGATTGCCCTTACCCAGTTGCGGGGAAGAGGAAGAAGCGGAAGATGGATTAGCCCGAGAGGAGGCGCCTGGCTCACATTCTCGGCGTCAAGGGGGCCACCAGGCTCATGGCTACCAGTTGCCGTTGGGGGATGCGTGGCGGAAGAAGTTGAACGGCTCTTGCAAAGGGAACGCTATAAGCCAATTATAAGGGTAAAGTGGCCGAACGACCTTTATATAGACAGAGGAAAAGTTGGTGGAATACTGGTCGTTTATAAAAATGGAGTACTTAAAATCGGTGTAGGAATAAATGTGTATAATGCCGTGCCTCCCGGTGGAGCCAAGCTCTCCGCCTATGGTTATAAAAGGTCGTTAGCCGACATATATCTGGCGATAATAAAGGGCATAGGTAGGGCCCTCGTTTCTCCTGAAGACTGCTTGTGGGAAGCATCAAGAAGAGATATGCTTAGGGAGTGTAAAGTCGTTGTTTCGACGGAAAGAGGAATATTAGAAGGGATAGCGTTAGGGCTTACGCCTAGTGGGGCATTACTAGTAGAGACCAAGAATGGCGTATCCCGGGTAGAATGCTGCGGAATAATTAGCTGGGACTGTATGGGAGACACTAAAGCGTGGAATAAAACCCCTAACCTAAATAATATCAGTCTTCAAGAAAAGAATATTCCTTCTAGGCAGCTCGCAGAAGGGTGA